One genomic region from Candidatus Nezhaarchaeota archaeon encodes:
- a CDS encoding 30S ribosomal protein S7, which produces MSKEEIKLFNKWPMGDVVVKDPSLKRYINLKPILVPHTEGRHERKKFGKAEVPIVERLVNHLMRPGRNQGKKLLAMSIVKSAFEIIYLKTKRNPVQVLVEAIENAAPREETTRIAYGGIVYHQSVDVSPQRRVDLALRWITEGARLAAFNNPRSIEECLAEEITLAAEGNPKSYAIGRKDEIERIAMASR; this is translated from the coding sequence GTGTCGAAGGAAGAGATCAAGCTATTTAACAAGTGGCCAATGGGGGATGTCGTAGTCAAGGACCCTAGCCTCAAGAGGTACATAAATCTAAAGCCAATACTAGTGCCGCATACTGAAGGTAGGCATGAGAGAAAGAAGTTTGGAAAAGCTGAAGTCCCCATAGTTGAAAGGCTTGTCAATCACTTAATGAGGCCAGGGAGAAACCAGGGAAAGAAGCTCTTGGCTATGAGCATAGTGAAGAGTGCCTTTGAGATCATATATTTAAAGACCAAGAGGAACCCGGTCCAAGTTCTCGTGGAAGCTATAGAAAACGCAGCGCCTAGAGAAGAAACCACTCGCATAGCTTATGGAGGAATCGTCTACCACCAATCCGTTGATGTTTCTCCTCAGCGACGGGTGGATTTAGCTTTAAGGTGGATTACAGAGGGGGCTAGGCTGGCAGCATTTAACAACCCTCGAAGCATTGAGGAGTGTCTCGCCGAGGAAATTACTCTGGCTGCGGAGGGAAACCCAAAGAGCTACGCCATAGGTCGTAAGGATGAAATAGAAAGGATAGCCATGGCCTCGCGTTAA
- the rpsJ gene encoding 30S ribosomal protein S10, translating to MVKRARIRVSSPNLKDLQEVCTEIVNIAKKTGVRVRGPIPLPTKKLMVPVRKAPSGEGTHTFDHYELRIHKRIIDIDAEERTLRSLMRIKMPETMHIEIELV from the coding sequence ATGGTGAAGAGGGCTAGGATAAGGGTATCGAGCCCAAACCTCAAAGACCTCCAAGAAGTATGTACTGAGATAGTTAACATAGCTAAAAAGACAGGGGTTCGTGTAAGAGGCCCCATACCTTTACCTACTAAGAAGCTTATGGTCCCTGTAAGAAAGGCCCCTTCAGGCGAGGGGACTCACACCTTCGATCATTACGAGCTTAGAATCCATAAGAGGATAATAGACATAGACGCTGAAGAGAGGACGTTAAGATCATTAATGAGAATTAAGATGCCTGAGACTATGCACATAGAAATAGAGCTTGTTTAA
- a CDS encoding 30S ribosomal protein S12, giving the protein MGKSPRGLFAARKLLTKRRKFKWSQRDYKRRVLMLDVKTDPLEGAPMARGLVLEKVGIESRQPNSAVRKCVRVQLIKNGKQVTAFVPGDGALNFIDEHDEVIIERIGGPQGKAYGDLPGVRFKVVMVNGVSLKALMLGKKTKPLR; this is encoded by the coding sequence ATGGGTAAATCTCCGAGAGGCCTCTTTGCCGCGAGGAAGCTGCTGACTAAACGGAGGAAGTTCAAGTGGAGCCAGCGTGATTATAAGCGTAGAGTGCTAATGCTAGACGTCAAGACGGACCCTCTCGAAGGCGCCCCCATGGCCAGGGGCTTAGTCCTAGAGAAGGTGGGAATTGAGAGCCGACAGCCGAACTCGGCGGTTAGGAAGTGTGTTAGAGTTCAGCTGATTAAGAATGGGAAACAGGTGACCGCCTTTGTCCCCGGCGATGGAGCGTTAAACTTCATAGACGAGCACGATGAGGTGATCATCGAGCGTATCGGTGGCCCACAGGGGAAAGCCTACGGCGACCTACCAGGAGTTAGGTTCAAGGTGGTGATGGTAAATGGAGTATCTCTCAAGGCCCTCATGCTGGGCAAGAAGACTAAACCATTGAGGTAG
- the mtnA gene encoding S-methyl-5-thioribose-1-phosphate isomerase — MEFQTIWWEDGVVYLVDQNRLPRELAIKSCRSVEEVAKEIKNMTIRGAPAIGAAAALGLALTAYHSPAQEVMERLERAAKLLLSTRPTARNLQWAVERVLRVARLARGGDVRENVLEEALRIVKEDVEVNEKIGKVGVGLLNDGDVVLTHCNAGSLATVRYGTALAPVREAAKKGLRISVIVTETRPKLQGARLTAFELKAEGIPLKVITDGMVGYVMREGLVDKVIVGADRILSDGTVINKIGTLTIAIVANFFKVPFYVAAPTSTFDLEGQVSDIHIEHRGREEVAYIAGQPILPSGVEVLNPSFDITPPSLIETYITEKGLLKPPFKL, encoded by the coding sequence ATGGAGTTTCAGACTATTTGGTGGGAGGATGGCGTGGTCTACTTAGTCGACCAGAACCGGCTTCCTAGGGAGCTTGCTATTAAGTCTTGTAGAAGCGTGGAGGAGGTAGCTAAGGAGATTAAGAACATGACTATTAGGGGGGCTCCAGCTATTGGAGCAGCTGCCGCATTAGGCTTAGCGCTTACTGCTTATCACAGCCCTGCTCAGGAAGTTATGGAGCGCTTAGAGAGGGCTGCTAAGTTGTTACTAAGCACTAGACCTACGGCTAGGAATTTACAGTGGGCTGTTGAGAGAGTACTCCGTGTAGCCAGGTTAGCTAGAGGGGGGGATGTTAGAGAGAATGTTTTAGAGGAGGCGTTGAGAATAGTTAAGGAGGACGTCGAGGTTAATGAGAAAATTGGCAAGGTGGGCGTGGGGCTACTTAACGATGGCGATGTAGTACTAACTCATTGTAACGCAGGATCTCTAGCTACTGTCCGCTACGGGACAGCCTTGGCCCCTGTGAGGGAGGCTGCTAAGAAGGGGCTAAGGATAAGCGTGATAGTGACAGAGACGAGACCTAAGCTTCAAGGGGCTAGGCTTACCGCCTTTGAGCTAAAAGCTGAAGGCATACCTCTTAAGGTAATAACTGACGGAATGGTGGGGTACGTTATGAGGGAGGGTCTCGTGGACAAGGTAATAGTCGGAGCTGACCGCATACTAAGCGATGGGACTGTTATAAATAAAATCGGGACTTTGACAATAGCCATTGTGGCCAACTTCTTTAAGGTGCCTTTCTACGTAGCCGCTCCAACCTCAACTTTCGACTTAGAAGGCCAGGTCAGTGATATACATATTGAGCACCGCGGAAGGGAGGAGGTGGCCTATATAGCTGGACAGCCTATCCTCCCCAGTGGCGTTGAAGTGCTGAATCCATCCTTTGACATTACGCCTCCTAGCTTAATAGAGACTTATATAACTGAGAAAGGGTTACTAAAGCCTCCCTTTAAACTATAG
- the tuf gene encoding translation elongation factor EF-1 subunit alpha has protein sequence MSTKPHLNLVVIGHVDHGKSTLTGHLLLLTGHVDERKLRELEEIAKKSGKEFAKYAWILDTYKEERERDMTIDLSFFKFETKRNFFTLIDCPGHRDFVKNMITGASQADCAILVISSKRGEYEAGIGPAGQTREHAFLAKTMGINQLVVVVNKMDDPTVNWSEERFKEVREGALKLLRTIGYDVSKINVIPVSAWYGDNLIERSKNTPWYKGPTLVEALDVFEPPPKPVDKPLRLPVQDVYSITGVGTVPVGRVETGVLKVGDTVVFMPSNKKGEVKSIETHYVRIEKAEPGDNVGFNVKGLARTDIKRGDVAGPPDKPPTVTQEFIGRIFVIYHPTSIAVGYTPVLHIHTATVACKFDEILQKIDPRTGSVVEEKPSFIKQGDSAVVRLKPIRPTVVEKYSEFPALGRFAVRDMGRTIAAGIVIDVTPLKLEK, from the coding sequence TTGTCGACGAAGCCGCACTTAAACCTAGTAGTCATAGGGCACGTTGACCACGGCAAGTCCACGTTGACAGGCCACTTACTGCTACTCACTGGCCATGTGGATGAGAGAAAGCTAAGGGAGCTTGAGGAAATAGCTAAGAAAAGCGGCAAGGAGTTCGCGAAGTATGCGTGGATACTAGATACCTACAAGGAGGAGAGGGAGAGAGATATGACAATAGATCTCTCGTTCTTCAAGTTCGAGACGAAGAGGAACTTCTTCACCTTGATCGACTGCCCTGGACATAGAGACTTTGTTAAAAACATGATTACGGGCGCCTCTCAAGCAGACTGCGCCATTCTAGTCATTTCATCCAAGCGTGGAGAGTACGAAGCAGGCATAGGGCCAGCTGGGCAGACTCGTGAGCACGCCTTCTTAGCTAAGACCATGGGCATCAACCAGCTAGTCGTTGTTGTCAATAAAATGGACGACCCTACCGTCAACTGGAGTGAGGAAAGGTTTAAGGAAGTTAGGGAGGGCGCGCTAAAGCTACTAAGGACTATTGGTTATGATGTGTCAAAAATAAACGTGATCCCAGTGTCGGCTTGGTATGGAGACAATCTAATTGAGAGAAGCAAGAATACGCCGTGGTATAAGGGCCCAACCTTAGTAGAGGCTTTAGACGTCTTTGAGCCTCCTCCAAAGCCAGTTGACAAGCCGCTTAGGCTACCAGTGCAGGACGTGTATTCCATTACCGGGGTGGGTACGGTGCCCGTAGGCAGAGTTGAAACAGGGGTGCTTAAAGTAGGCGATACAGTCGTGTTCATGCCCTCTAATAAGAAGGGTGAAGTGAAGTCTATTGAGACCCACTACGTCAGAATCGAGAAAGCTGAGCCGGGTGACAATGTAGGCTTCAACGTTAAGGGATTAGCTAGGACAGATATAAAGAGAGGCGACGTAGCCGGCCCGCCAGATAAGCCCCCAACAGTAACTCAAGAATTCATAGGGAGAATCTTCGTAATCTACCATCCAACTTCCATAGCCGTAGGATATACGCCAGTACTACATATTCACACAGCTACTGTGGCGTGTAAGTTCGATGAAATACTTCAAAAGATCGATCCTAGAACTGGCAGTGTCGTGGAGGAGAAGCCAAGCTTCATTAAGCAAGGGGACAGCGCTGTAGTGAGGTTAAAGCCGATTAGACCTACAGTGGTTGAAAAGTATTCCGAGTTTCCAGCGCTAGGTAGGTTTGCAGTAAGAGACATGGGCAGGACCATTGCCGCCGGTATAGTAATTGACGTAACGCCTCTAAAGTTAGAGAAGTAA
- a CDS encoding NusA-like transcription termination signal-binding factor has translation MPQIKLFSDEMRYLSLFESVTGAQARDCIIDSEWGRILFVVKEGQMGLAIGKSGSNVKRLTKLLGKNVEVVEYADEPETLIRNSLLPAKVHAVKIVKSPGKGAIAFVTVSPSEKKIAIGKDGSRIARARILAKRYFDIDNVIIG, from the coding sequence GTGCCTCAAATCAAATTATTTAGTGACGAGATGCGCTACTTAAGCCTCTTCGAATCTGTGACGGGGGCTCAAGCGAGGGACTGTATCATAGACAGTGAGTGGGGCAGGATTCTGTTTGTAGTTAAGGAAGGGCAGATGGGTTTAGCCATAGGTAAGAGCGGTAGTAACGTTAAGAGGCTGACTAAGCTACTGGGGAAAAACGTCGAGGTGGTTGAATATGCTGATGAACCTGAGACCCTAATAAGGAATAGCTTACTTCCGGCTAAGGTACATGCCGTCAAGATAGTTAAGTCTCCAGGCAAGGGTGCCATAGCTTTTGTTACAGTGAGCCCTAGTGAGAAGAAGATAGCCATAGGCAAGGACGGCAGTAGAATAGCAAGAGCAAGAATATTGGCAAAGAGGTACTTCGACATAGATAACGTAATTATTGGTTAA
- a CDS encoding 50S ribosomal protein L30e, protein MTSIENELRIAIKTGKILLGSKETMRAVARGQGKLVILSRNCPDDIRKLVAYYAKLSGIPMRISSLSSWELGAACGKSFMVAALTVLDEGDSDILKIAEEGG, encoded by the coding sequence TTGACGAGCATAGAGAACGAGCTACGCATAGCTATTAAGACAGGGAAAATCTTACTAGGCAGCAAGGAGACTATGAGGGCAGTGGCCCGCGGCCAAGGAAAGCTAGTAATCCTATCGCGCAACTGCCCTGACGACATAAGGAAGCTAGTAGCTTACTATGCAAAGCTGTCTGGCATCCCAATGCGTATATCTTCACTTAGTAGCTGGGAGCTGGGAGCTGCTTGCGGCAAGAGCTTTATGGTTGCCGCGCTCACAGTCCTAGATGAAGGTGACTCAGATATACTGAAGATAGCAGAGGAGGGTGGCTAA
- the ileS gene encoding isoleucine--tRNA ligase: protein MTEGGYVGLLPKRFDPLSYEGEILSWWWSEVYPKIKEARKDGPRFYFLDGPPYVTNPIHVGTAWNKILKDSILRHMRMKGYLVRDQPGYDMHGLPIEVMVERRLGLSSKREIEEKLGIAHFVEECRSYALKNLGVLTEQFKNLGVWMDWDKPYRTIDNDYIEAIWLVVRRAFERGLLERGVKVVHWCPRCGTVLAGYEVTEEYRDVESPSIYVKFPLEGKDREYILIWTTTPWTLPANVAIMVNPDYNYVKVRANDEFYILAEGRCEQVFKEVGLKYEVVENFSGHELEGLSYIPPLADEVPKQRELKEKHKAHLVVLSREYVTLTEGTGCVHVAPGHGEEDFEVGVANALPVLSPVDDRGVFTEEAGKYAGKGVFEANEEIVADLKSKGLLLHRGVLVHRYPHCWRCKSPLILRASLQWFIKVTAIKDTLLKENDKVKWIPGWAGMTRFKGWLEKARDWVISRQRYWGAPLPIWICEKCARFTVVSSVRELSKLAVSPIPDRLDLHRPWIDDIKLRCECGGTMKRVPDVLDVWVDSGVASWACLGYPNTDRELSEWWPADLVLEGHDQTRGWFYTLLVTSVVVFNRAPYRSVLVHGFSLDEQGRAMHKSLGNIIYPEEVIEKYGRDALRWYELGCTTWEDLHFSLRGVEESFRELNIIWNAFYFASLYMSLDNFNPLRVDVKDFLTIEDRWLLSKTQRVIEQVTSAMENLAIHEAVRTAARFILDDVSRWYIRLIRRRTWIDRADPAKLAAYYALYQALYAFVRLVAPFIPFLAEKVYQHVFRPVSSSMPVSVHLCKWPEPDPSLIDERLERLMNYAKSLSDASNSLRQAAKIKLRRPLRRAIVVYRETELRDCVKELKHILLDLMNVKEIELMVEELRPAEGLVRAEVSGGVLLLDLGVTEELLDEGLAREIVRRLQEMRKELDLSVDAYVDAYVATSNLASLERIKRKEDYLKSEVRVHSLELLTAPTSKEGFYVKEWEIDGVNYKLGIKLASLS, encoded by the coding sequence ATGACGGAGGGGGGTTACGTAGGCTTACTGCCTAAGCGCTTTGACCCTCTAAGCTATGAGGGAGAAATACTTAGTTGGTGGTGGAGTGAAGTCTACCCCAAGATAAAGGAGGCGCGTAAAGATGGGCCAAGGTTCTACTTCCTTGATGGCCCTCCCTACGTAACAAACCCTATTCACGTAGGCACGGCGTGGAACAAGATCCTCAAGGACTCTATCCTAAGGCATATGCGCATGAAGGGCTACCTAGTCCGTGACCAGCCTGGCTATGATATGCACGGCCTGCCTATAGAGGTGATGGTAGAGCGCAGACTGGGCTTGTCCTCGAAGAGGGAAATAGAAGAGAAGCTAGGCATAGCTCACTTTGTAGAGGAGTGTAGGTCCTATGCTTTAAAGAACTTAGGGGTATTGACTGAGCAGTTTAAGAACCTCGGCGTCTGGATGGACTGGGATAAGCCGTATAGGACCATAGACAACGATTACATAGAGGCTATCTGGCTAGTTGTAAGGAGAGCGTTTGAACGCGGGCTGCTTGAGAGAGGAGTTAAGGTTGTTCATTGGTGCCCACGCTGCGGCACGGTGTTGGCTGGCTATGAGGTCACTGAAGAGTATAGAGATGTTGAAAGCCCCTCTATCTACGTTAAGTTCCCGCTGGAAGGTAAAGATCGCGAGTACATCTTAATCTGGACGACTACTCCATGGACCTTGCCTGCGAACGTGGCCATTATGGTCAACCCGGACTATAATTATGTGAAAGTCAGGGCGAACGACGAATTCTACATACTGGCTGAGGGTAGATGTGAGCAGGTGTTTAAGGAAGTCGGGCTAAAGTACGAGGTTGTCGAGAATTTCTCGGGCCATGAGCTGGAGGGGCTTAGCTACATTCCGCCCTTGGCTGACGAAGTGCCTAAGCAGCGTGAGCTTAAGGAGAAGCATAAGGCGCACTTAGTAGTGCTTAGCAGGGAGTATGTCACTTTAACAGAGGGCACTGGCTGTGTTCACGTGGCCCCTGGTCATGGCGAAGAGGACTTCGAAGTTGGTGTAGCTAACGCCCTCCCAGTGCTATCGCCTGTGGATGATAGAGGGGTGTTTACTGAGGAGGCGGGTAAGTACGCTGGCAAGGGAGTCTTTGAGGCTAATGAAGAGATAGTTGCTGACTTAAAGTCTAAGGGCCTTTTACTTCATCGCGGGGTGTTAGTCCATCGCTACCCTCACTGCTGGAGGTGCAAATCCCCCTTGATCTTAAGAGCCTCCCTTCAGTGGTTCATCAAAGTCACAGCGATCAAGGACACTTTGCTCAAGGAGAACGATAAGGTTAAGTGGATCCCGGGGTGGGCTGGGATGACTAGGTTTAAGGGCTGGCTTGAAAAGGCAAGGGACTGGGTTATATCTAGGCAAAGGTACTGGGGAGCCCCCCTACCCATATGGATTTGTGAGAAATGCGCAAGGTTCACTGTCGTGTCCTCGGTTAGAGAACTCAGCAAATTAGCAGTTAGCCCTATCCCAGACCGCCTAGACCTTCATCGCCCTTGGATCGACGACATCAAGTTAAGGTGCGAGTGTGGGGGTACTATGAAACGCGTCCCTGACGTGCTCGATGTATGGGTGGACTCAGGGGTGGCGTCATGGGCCTGTTTAGGGTACCCCAATACAGATAGGGAGCTCAGTGAATGGTGGCCAGCGGACCTCGTCTTAGAAGGTCATGACCAAACTAGGGGCTGGTTCTACACCTTACTCGTTACTAGCGTGGTAGTCTTCAATAGAGCTCCTTACCGCAGCGTGCTGGTTCACGGCTTCTCCTTAGATGAGCAGGGCAGAGCGATGCATAAGTCCTTGGGGAACATAATCTACCCTGAGGAAGTTATTGAGAAGTATGGTAGAGACGCTTTACGCTGGTACGAATTAGGCTGCACTACTTGGGAAGACCTTCACTTTTCACTAAGGGGTGTGGAGGAGTCCTTCAGAGAGTTAAACATAATTTGGAACGCTTTTTACTTCGCCAGCCTCTACATGAGCTTAGATAACTTCAACCCTCTCCGCGTCGACGTCAAGGACTTCTTAACAATCGAGGATAGATGGCTGCTGTCAAAAACTCAAAGAGTAATTGAGCAGGTGACCTCGGCCATGGAGAACCTAGCCATTCATGAGGCGGTTAGGACCGCTGCTCGCTTCATACTCGACGATGTAAGCCGCTGGTACATACGGCTAATCAGGAGGCGGACGTGGATCGATAGGGCTGACCCAGCTAAGCTCGCCGCCTACTATGCACTATATCAAGCCCTGTACGCTTTTGTTAGGCTAGTGGCTCCCTTCATCCCCTTCCTCGCGGAGAAGGTCTATCAGCACGTGTTTAGACCTGTCTCCTCATCGATGCCGGTGAGCGTGCACCTCTGTAAGTGGCCAGAGCCGGATCCCTCATTAATCGATGAGCGCTTAGAACGCTTGATGAACTATGCCAAGTCCCTCTCTGATGCCTCAAATAGCCTTAGGCAGGCAGCGAAGATTAAGCTTAGGAGGCCGCTTAGGAGGGCTATTGTTGTTTATAGAGAGACTGAGCTTAGAGATTGCGTTAAAGAGCTAAAGCATATCCTGCTCGACTTGATGAACGTAAAGGAGATAGAGCTGATGGTTGAAGAGCTGAGACCTGCCGAGGGCCTAGTGAGAGCTGAAGTAAGTGGCGGGGTACTGCTGCTTGACCTGGGTGTCACTGAAGAGTTGCTAGATGAGGGGCTGGCGAGGGAGATCGTGAGAAGGCTTCAAGAGATGCGTAAAGAGCTGGATCTTTCCGTTGACGCTTATGTAGATGCTTACGTAGCAACGTCCAATCTTGCTTCGCTCGAGAGGATAAAGAGAAAGGAGGATTACTTAAAGAGCGAGGTCAGAGTCCATTCTTTAGAGCTACTAACAGCTCCCACATCAAAGGAGGGCTTCTATGTCAAGGAATGGGAGATAGACGGCGTTAATTATAAGCTTGGAATTAAGCTAGCTAGCCTATCCTAA
- a CDS encoding Clp1/GlmU family protein, whose translation MLSRLHLFKNTYHEVGGPASIKLIRGLLSVLSKPIRPGELLTIPRSKTLPLEVIEDSIIEAKLGPESSIEELPSPPIPKEWSLVVEKVLRSSGQRRVMVLGSVDSGKTCFCTFLANKLVEKSIKVGILDCDPGQTEVFVPTTIALGLIEDYVAGLEKATLIDSVFIGSTSPVGLEERVVIGAKRLMEKATELGMDAVIVNTSGWILGRRARLLKQGLLTAIAPSHLALIQREAEVEHLIKPYTLGHEAEVLRLPIPPFIKSRSKEDRKIKRELAFKAYFSKAKIRKLTLDAVGLMYTLFTTGFRMTKERLTEVEKVVKQQVAYGEEGPDSLFIVLRKPPSTQVDELVAQLKEKLVKEEVLITHPGAERGLVVGLLNRSHRMLGLGLIEEIDYEERTVNILTPVEDAVSLIQVGQLKLNSECKEVARIDGWPL comes from the coding sequence TTGCTAAGCAGGCTGCATCTATTCAAGAACACCTACCATGAAGTAGGGGGGCCTGCCTCAATTAAGTTAATTAGGGGCTTGCTAAGTGTACTAAGTAAGCCAATAAGGCCAGGAGAACTGTTGACCATACCTAGGTCTAAGACCCTCCCCCTCGAGGTTATCGAGGATTCAATAATTGAAGCCAAGCTAGGTCCCGAGTCTAGCATCGAAGAGCTACCGTCCCCTCCGATTCCAAAAGAGTGGAGTTTAGTAGTTGAGAAAGTGCTCCGGTCGAGCGGCCAGCGTAGAGTAATGGTACTAGGCAGCGTTGACAGCGGCAAAACTTGCTTCTGTACATTCCTAGCCAATAAGCTCGTGGAAAAGTCGATAAAAGTAGGGATACTAGACTGCGACCCTGGTCAAACAGAGGTCTTTGTCCCGACTACCATAGCGCTTGGGCTTATAGAAGACTACGTCGCAGGCCTAGAAAAGGCCACACTAATAGACTCAGTCTTCATAGGATCTACTTCTCCGGTGGGTTTAGAAGAAAGGGTTGTGATCGGGGCTAAAAGGCTTATGGAGAAGGCAACCGAGCTAGGAATGGACGCTGTAATAGTTAACACCAGTGGATGGATCTTAGGGAGGAGGGCGCGTCTATTAAAGCAAGGGTTGTTAACCGCAATTGCGCCTAGCCATTTAGCCCTAATACAGCGTGAAGCTGAAGTGGAGCATTTAATTAAGCCATATACCTTAGGCCATGAGGCAGAGGTCTTGAGGCTGCCCATACCGCCATTCATAAAATCGAGGAGTAAAGAGGATAGGAAGATTAAGAGGGAACTGGCCTTTAAGGCGTACTTTTCTAAGGCTAAAATAAGGAAGCTTACGTTAGACGCGGTCGGGCTAATGTACACCTTATTCACCACCGGCTTTAGAATGACTAAGGAGAGGCTGACAGAAGTAGAGAAGGTGGTAAAACAGCAGGTGGCTTATGGAGAAGAGGGTCCTGACTCGCTATTTATTGTGCTTAGAAAGCCTCCATCCACCCAAGTCGACGAGCTAGTAGCCCAGCTCAAGGAGAAGCTAGTTAAGGAAGAGGTCCTAATTACGCACCCTGGGGCTGAGCGAGGGTTAGTCGTGGGCCTACTTAATAGGTCCCACCGTATGCTAGGCCTAGGCCTAATAGAGGAAATAGATTATGAAGAGCGCACAGTAAACATACTCACACCAGTCGAAGACGCGGTTAGCTTAATACAAGTAGGCCAGTTAAAGTTAAACAGCGAATGTAAAGAGGTGGCTAGAATTGATGGATGGCCTCTATAG
- a CDS encoding CDP-2,3-bis-(O-geranylgeranyl)-sn-glycerol synthase codes for MDLLDVVTSALFFIAPAYVANAAPLILSPLLKVRHPVDFKLVLPNGARLFGDAKSWEGLLVGIVMGSVTGLVLGNSLRGLVLGTGAMLGDLAGSFVKRRLGLMPGQPLPIVDQLDFLIGALALGTFFNYTLSPPEVIVLVLVTPPIHLASNAVAYCLRLKDRPY; via the coding sequence ATGGACCTCCTCGACGTAGTAACCTCAGCCCTTTTCTTCATAGCCCCTGCTTATGTAGCAAACGCAGCCCCCCTCATCCTCTCTCCTCTGCTTAAGGTGAGACACCCTGTCGACTTTAAACTAGTCTTGCCTAATGGAGCTAGGCTTTTTGGAGACGCTAAGAGCTGGGAGGGGTTGCTGGTTGGCATTGTGATGGGCTCAGTCACAGGGCTTGTTTTAGGTAACTCCTTGAGAGGCTTAGTCTTAGGCACCGGGGCCATGCTAGGCGACTTAGCAGGCTCCTTTGTTAAGCGAAGGCTGGGACTTATGCCTGGACAGCCACTACCTATCGTAGACCAGCTCGACTTCTTAATCGGAGCACTGGCCCTAGGAACCTTCTTTAACTACACTTTGAGCCCTCCTGAGGTAATTGTCTTAGTCCTAGTCACCCCTCCTATTCACTTAGCAAGTAACGCTGTGGCTTACTGTTTAAGGCTTAAGGATAGACCCTACTGA